Proteins encoded by one window of Actinocorallia herbida:
- the ychF gene encoding redox-regulated ATPase YchF: MSLSIGIVGLPNVGKSTLFNALTKNDALAANYPFATIEPNVGVVGVPDSRLGKLAEVFGSAKILPATIEFVDIAGIVKGASEGQGLGNKFLANIRDTDAICQVIRAFNDPDVTHVDGDTNPLRDIETINTELIIADLQTIERALPRLEKEVKLKKDKDAPVVLEAVKAVEAKLNEGVTAFASGVDRALLRELHLLTAKPFLYVFNLDDDELGDDSLKDKLSGMVAPAEAIFLSAKIESELIELPDDEALELLQSMGQEESGLAQLVRVGFDTLGLQTYLTAGPKETRAWTIKKGATAPEAAGVIHTDFQRGFIKAEIVSFADLITEGSIPAARAAGKARMEGKDYIMQDGDVVEFRFNV; encoded by the coding sequence GTGAGCCTTTCGATCGGGATCGTCGGACTGCCCAACGTCGGCAAGTCCACGCTGTTCAACGCCCTGACCAAGAACGACGCGCTGGCCGCGAACTATCCGTTCGCCACCATCGAGCCGAACGTGGGCGTCGTCGGCGTGCCCGACTCCCGGCTCGGCAAGCTCGCCGAGGTCTTCGGCTCCGCCAAGATCCTTCCTGCGACCATCGAGTTCGTCGACATCGCCGGCATCGTCAAGGGCGCGTCGGAGGGGCAGGGCCTGGGCAACAAGTTCCTGGCCAACATCCGCGACACCGACGCGATCTGCCAGGTGATCCGGGCCTTCAACGACCCCGACGTCACGCACGTCGACGGCGACACCAACCCGCTGCGCGACATCGAGACGATCAACACCGAGCTGATCATCGCCGACCTCCAGACCATCGAGCGGGCGCTGCCCCGGCTCGAGAAGGAGGTCAAGCTCAAGAAGGACAAGGACGCCCCGGTCGTCCTGGAGGCCGTCAAGGCCGTCGAGGCCAAGCTGAACGAGGGCGTCACCGCCTTCGCCTCCGGCGTCGACCGCGCCCTCCTGCGCGAGCTGCACCTGCTGACGGCCAAGCCCTTCCTCTACGTCTTCAACCTCGATGACGACGAGCTCGGCGACGACTCGCTCAAGGACAAGCTCAGCGGCATGGTCGCCCCCGCCGAGGCCATCTTCCTCAGCGCCAAGATCGAGTCCGAGCTGATCGAACTCCCCGACGACGAAGCCCTGGAACTCCTCCAGTCCATGGGCCAGGAAGAGTCCGGCCTCGCCCAGCTCGTCCGCGTCGGCTTCGACACCCTGGGCCTCCAGACCTACCTCACGGCAGGCCCCAAGGAGACCCGCGCCTGGACCATCAAGAAGGGCGCCACCGCCCCCGAAGCCGCCGGCGTCATCCACACCGACTTCCAGCGCGGCTTCATCAAGGCCGAGATCGTCTCCTTCGCCGACCTCATCACCGAAGGCTCCATCCCCGCCGCCCGCGCCGCGGGCAAAGCCCGCATGGAGGGCAAGGACTACATCATGCAAGACGGCGACGTGGTCGAATTCCGCTTCAACGTCTGA